Proteins co-encoded in one Setaria viridis chromosome 9, Setaria_viridis_v4.0, whole genome shotgun sequence genomic window:
- the LOC117836666 gene encoding uncharacterized protein, with protein MESAVVLREWFDRVDAARTGNITAPQLQSALAVGNLDFPLSVVQQMIRMYDFDRNGTMSFEEFLALNKFLQKVQSVFSTLERGRGFLSLEEVYEALIKLGFSLDSPAFYTVCESFDKSKKGMVHLDEFISLCIFVQSARNMFNSFDTSKQGRVSLDFNQFVYCTANCRI; from the exons ATGGAGAGCGCGGTGGTGCTCCGGGAGTGGTTCGACCGCGTCGACGCCGCCCGCACCGGCAACATCACCGCTCCTCAGCTCCAG AGCGCGCTCGCCGTGGGCAACCTTGACTTCCCTCTCTCTGTTGTGCAGCAGATGATAAG GATGTATGACTTTGATCGGAACGGCACCATGAGCTTCGAAG AGTTTCTGGCTCTTAACAAGTTCCTTCAGAAG GTGCAAAGTGTCTTCTCCACACTAGAAAG GGGTCGTGGATTTCTCAGTCTTGAGGAGGTGTATGAG GCATTAATCAAACTTGGTTTCTCATTGGATTCACCTGCTTTCTACACCGTTTGTGAG AGCTTTGACAAGAGCAAGAAGGGGATGGTTCATTTGGATGAGTTTATATCACTTTGCATTTTTGTGCAGTCAGCTCG TAACATGTTCAATTCATTCGAtacaagcaagcaaggaagaGTGAGTTTGGATTTTAACCAATTTGTTTACTGCA CGGCAAACTGCAGGATATAG
- the LOC117836662 gene encoding probable signal recognition particle 43 kDa protein, chloroplastic: MEAVLRHPSLSRLKPPNPNPHRTPPPSLASPSLLRLRERRLTVAAVFQDQKPREPASKGGDDEEAYGEVDRIVSSRTIKNPVFAEDGSATTSVATEYLVEWKDGHEPSWIPAEAIAADVVAEYETPWWTAAKKADAEALAALLADETLQRDPDAEDAQGRTAMHFAAGLGSEQCLRALAAAGADVGHQERAGGGLTPLHIAVGYGRAVAVRTLLELGADPEAPDGQGRTPLELVQQVLEKTPKGNPAAFQLRQGLEAAEKELEKAVYEWAEVEKVIDGRGEGKWREYLVEWRDGGEREWVRAPWVAEDLVSDFEAGLEYAVAEAVVDKRPAAAEGGEEKWEYLVKWVDIEEATWEPAENVDDELVQEFELRQSGSAGGDGSATAP; encoded by the coding sequence ATGGAGGCCGTCCTACGACATCCATCGCTGTCCCGCCTCAAGCCTCCGAACCCGAACCCTCACAGGACGCCACCGCCATCCCTcgcctccccttctctcctccgcctccgcgagcGCCGGCTCACCGTCGCCGCGGTGTTCCAGGACCAGAAACCGAGAGAGCCAGCGAGCAAGgggggcgacgacgaggaggcgtACGGCGAGGTGGACCGCATCGTCTCCAGCCGCACGATCAAGAACCCGGTGTTCGCGGAGGACGGGTCGGCCACCACGTCCGTCGCCACGGAGTACCTCGTGGAGTGGAAGGACGGGCACGAGCCATCCTGGATCCCCGCGGAGGCCATCGCCGCGGACGTCGTGGCGGAGTACGAAACGCCGTGGTGGACGGCGGCCAAGAAGGCGGACGCCGAAGCGCTGGCCGCGCTGCTCGCGGACGAGACGCTGCAGCGGGACCCGGACGCCGAGGACGCGCAGGGGCGCACCGCGATGCACTTCGCCGCGGGCCTGGGCTCCGAGCAGTGCCTGcgtgcgctcgccgccgccggggcggaCGTGGGGCACCAGGAgcgtgccggcggcgggctgACGCCGCTGCACATCGCGGTGGGGTACGGCCGCGCCGTGGCCGTGCGCACGCTGCTGGAGCTCGGCGCCGACCCGGAGGCCCCCGACGGGCAGGGCCGGACGCCGCTGGAGCTGGTCCAACAGGTACTCGAGAAGACGCCTAAGGGCAACCCTGCGGCGTTCCAGCTCCGGCAGgggctggaggcggcggagaaggAGCTGGAGAAAGCCGTGTACGAGTGGGCCGAGGTGGAGAAGGTGATCGACGGCCGCGGCGAAGGCAAGTGGCGGGAGTACCTGGTGGAgtggcgcgacggcggcgagaggGAGTGGGTGAGGGCGCCGTGGGTGGCGGAGGACCTGGTGAGCGACTTCGAGGCCGGGCTGGAGTACGCCGTGGCGGAGGCCGTGGTGGACaagaggccggcggcggcggagggcggggaGGAGAAATGGGAGTACCTTGTCAAGTGGGTGGACATTGAGGAGGCGACGTGGGAGCCTGCCGAGAACGTGGACGACGAGCTCGTGCAGGAGTTTGAGCTGAGGCAATCAGGATCCGCTGGTGGCGATGGCAGCGCCACTGCTCCATGA
- the LOC117840027 gene encoding pentatricopeptide repeat-containing protein At1g62350: MLSRLLPRRHHRRLLQTLPCAAAKSAAEVDLHDQRLCSTSAASSPSLSIWRRKKEMGKEGLMAVAQLKRLAALPPAGAHPRLEQFMGSHVSRLLRTDLLAVLAELLRQDHVILSMKIYGVVRKEIWYRPDMYFYRDMLYLLARNRKVDETRQVWADLKSEDVLFDQHTYGDIVRAFCDAGLIDVAMELYEDMRSSPDPPLSLPFRVILKGLVPYPELREKIKQDFLELFPDMIVYDPPGSLSDVDDEFKF; encoded by the exons ATGCTTTCCCgtctgctcccgcgccgccatcaccgccgcctcctccaaaCCCTGCCCTGTGCCGCCGCGAAATCCGCCGCCGAGGTTGACCTCCACGACCAGAGGCTATGCTCTACGTCTGCCGCGTCGAGCCCGAGCCTGTCGATATGGCGGCGGAAGAAGGAGATGGGGAAGGAGGGCCTCATGGCGGTGGCGCAGCTCAAGCGGCTCGCGGCGCTTCCGCCGGCCGGGGCCCACCCGCGCCTGGAGCAGTTCATGGGCTCGCACGTCTCGCGGCTCCTCCGCACCGACCtgctcgccgtcctcgccgagCTGCTCCGCCAGGACCACGTCATCCTCTCCATGAAG ATATATGGTGTCGTGCGGAAAGAAATCTGGTACCGTCCTGACATGTACTTCTACCGAGATATGCTGTACTTGCTAGCAAGGAACAGGAAGGTTGATGAGACGAGGCAGGTCTGGGCAGATCTCAAGTCTGAAGACGTGCTATTTGATCAGCACACTTACGGTGACATTGTGAGAGCCTTCTGCGATGCTGGCTTAATTGATGTGGCGATGGAACTCTACGAAGACATGAGGAGCTCCCCCGATCCACCTCTATCGCTGCCATTCCGTGTTATCCTGAAAGGGCTGGTCCCGTACCCCGAGCTGAGGGAGAAGATAAAGCAGGATTTTCTGGAGCTTTTCCCCGATATGATTGTATATGACCCGCCAGGTAGCTTGTCAGATGTAGATGATGAATTCAAGTTTTGA
- the LOC117839106 gene encoding ubiquitin domain-containing protein DSK2a codes for MGGGDAGADPGAEAAAAQATLHIRCTNGSKFAVRADLGATVGAFKAIVAESCDVPAPQQRLIYKGRILKDEETLASYGVETDHTIHMVRGAAPPPASTAPAANQETSSTAPASSPAAGLSGLLQGLGGTGAANSGGLGLFGSGLPELDQMQQQLAENPNLMREMMNMPLMQNLMNNPDLMRNIIMNNPQMRELIDRNPDLAHVLNDPSILRQTVEAARNPELMREMMRNTDRAMSNIESSPEGFNMLRRMYETVQEPFLNATTMGGEGDRNPNPFAALLGNQGSNQARDPAANAPTTASDPAAGSPAPNINPLPNPWGTNAGSAQGAARPPPASNTNTRSATAGGLGGLGSADLGSVLGGGSDASFLSQVLQNPTMMQMMQNIMSNPQSMNQLLNINPNVRNMMESNTQLREMFQNPEFLRQLTSPETLQQLISFQQSLVSQLGQQQAGQERTQSGTGAGNVNLNTLMNMFSGLGAGGGLGVPNAPNVAPEELYATQLAQLQEMGFFDTQENLRALIATAGNVHAAVERLLGNLGQ; via the exons ATGGGCGGAggggacgccggcgccgaccccggcgctgaggccgcggccgcgcaggCGACGCTGCACATCCGGTGCACCAACGGCTCCAAGTTCGCCGTGCGGGCCGACCTGGGCGCCACCGTCGGGGCGTTCAAGGCGATCGTCGCCGAGAGCTGCGACGTCCCGGCGCCGCAGCAGCGGCTGATCTACAAGGGCCGGATCTTGAAGGACGAGGAAACCCTAGCCAGCTACG GTGTGGAGACTGATCATACTATTCACATGGTACGTGGTGCTGCTCCACCACCAGCATCAACTGCACCTGCAGCCAACCAAGAAACTTCCTCTACTGCTCCTGCCAGTTCCCCAGCAGCAGGTTTGAGTGGCTTGTTGCAAGGTCTGGGTGGTACAGGGGCTGCTAATAGTGGAGGGTTGGGTTTGTTTGGATCTGGCCTCCCAGAATTAGACCAGATGCAACAACAGCTAGCTGAAAACCCCAACTTGATGAGGGAAATGATGAATATGCCACTCATGCAGAATCTAATGAATAATCCTGATCTCATGCGCAATATAATAATGAACAATCCTCAAATGCGTGAGCTCATTGATCGCAATCCAGATCTTGCCCATGTCCTCAATGATCCAAGTATCCTGCGCCAGACTGTTGAAGCAGCTAGGAATCCTGAACTTATGAGGGAGATGATGCGGAACACAGATAGAGCCATGAGCAACATTGAATCTTCACCAGAAGGTTTCAACATGCTCCGCCGCATGTATGAAACTGTCCAAGAGCCTTTTCTGAATGCAACAACAATGGGTGGTGAGGGTGATCGAAATCCAAACCCATTTGCTGCTCTTCTAGGAAATCAGGGGTCCAACCAAGCAAGGGACCCAGCTGCAAACGCACCAACTACAGCTTCAGACCCGGCAGCAGGGTCTCCAGCTCCAAACATTAATCCACTTCCGAATCCCTGGGGCACAAATG CTGGATCTGCCCAAGGAGCAGCAAGGCCCCCTCCTGCTAGCAACACAAACACAAGGAGTGCTACAGCAGGTGGTCTAGGAGGATTGGGCTCAGCAGATTTAGGAAGTGTGCTTGGTGGTGGCTCTGATGCTTCCTTCTTGAGTCAGGTTTTGCAAAACCCAACTATGATGCAGATGATGCAGAACATTATGTCTAATCCCCAGTCCATGAACCAG TTGCTCAATATCAACCCAAATGTACGTAACATGATGGAATCAAATACCCAGCTGAGAGAAATGTTTCAGAATCCAGAATTTCTTCGCCAGTTGACGTCTCCTGAAACATTGCAG CAACTAATTTCATTCCAGCAATCCTTGGTTTCACAACTTGGCCAACAACAAGCTGGACA GGAGCGTACACAATCAGGCACTGGTGCAG GCAATGTCAAcctcaacaccttgatgaacatgttCAGCGGGcttggtgctggtggtggcctAGGTGTTCCAAATGCCCCTAATG TGGCTCCAGAAGAACTGTATGCAACACAGCTAGCTCAGCTCCAAGAAATGGGTTTCTTCGACACACAGGAGAACCTCCGGGCCTTGATCGCTACCGCTGGAAACGTCCATGCCGCAGTGGAGCGACTTCTTGGGAATTTGGGCCAATAG
- the LOC117836663 gene encoding thiol-disulfide oxidoreductase LTO1, which yields MATISAALAISFLPSPTRFAVPSSSSRIKRAARFRCCAEPSSQEQETSAAPPTPPPEKPERASPPSLLGISTSTWSAGVAGLGFLETGYLTYLKLTGSEAFCPISGGGCGDILDSDYSVVFGIPLPLVGLVAYGLVTALSLQENGADLLPGLDDLDIRLTLLLLATSMATASAYFLYILSTKFVGLSCSYCLLSAFLSFSLLFIRVKDFGFKRIQKFAGIQVAVAVIIALALTNSYSSATTQLKGTDDFVLEPYETEITTESSPFAISLARHLHSIGAKMYGAFWCSHCNEQKQMFGREATKILDYVECFPNGAGKGKKMTQECQAAGLEGFPTWFINGKVLSGDQELEVLAEASGFVAEGTEQSK from the exons ATGGCGACCATCTCTGCAGCCCTCGCCATCTCCTTCCTCCCGTCCCCGACTCGCTTCGCCgtcccctcctcgtcctcgcgcATCAAG AGAGCGGCGCGCTTCAGGTGCTGCGCGGAGCCTTCTTCCCAGGAGCAGGAGACCTCCGCCGCTcctccgaccccgccgccggagAAACCCGAAAGAGCGTCCCCTCCGTCTCTGCTGGGCATTTCCACGAGCACCTGGTCTGCGGGTGTCGCTGGGCTGGGGTTCCTGGAGACCGGCTACCTCACGTACCTCAAGCTCACGGGCTCCGAGGCGTTCTGCCCCATCAGCGGCGGAGGCTGCGGCGACATCCTCGACAGTGACTACTCCGTCGTCTTTG GGATACCTCTTCCCTTAGTTGGTCTGGTGGCATATGGTTTGGTTACAGCACTTTCTCTGCAAGAAAATGGAGCGGATTTGCTCCCTGGATTGGATGACCTGGACATTCGATTAACATTGCTTCTGCTTGCTACTTCTATGGCGACTGCGAGTGCTTATTTTCTTTACATCCTAAGCACTAAATTTGTTGGGCTATCTTGTTCATACTGCTTGTTGTCAGCATTTCTCTCGTTCTCTCTACTTTTCATCAGAGTAAAG GACTTCGGTTTTAAACGCATCCAGAAGTTCGCTGGTATTCAGGTAGCTGTAGCTGTCATTATAGCTCTTGCTTTGACAAACTCGTACAGTTCGGCTACTACTCAGTTGAAAGG CACAGATGATTTTGTATTAGAACCATATGAAACAGAGATAACAACCGAATCATCCCCATTTGCTATTTCACTGGCTAGACATTTGCACTCTATAGGTGCTAAGATGTATGGAGCATTCTGGTGTTCTCATTGCAATGAACAAAAACAG ATGTTTGGTCGTGAAGCTACAAAAATTTTAGACTATGTGGAATGTTTCCCAAATGGAGCTggtaaaggaaagaaaatgacTCAAGAATGTCAAGCTGCTGGTCTTGAAGGTTTTCCAACATGGTTCATCAATGGAAAG GTTCTGAGCGgtgatcaggaacttgaagttCTGGCAGAAGCATCGGGCTTCGTTGCTGAGGGTACAGAACAATCCAAGTAA
- the LOC117836661 gene encoding 4-coumarate--CoA ligase-like 4, which produces MAPPEVDPRSGYCAATRSFRSKRAPVPLPADRDLDVVAFLASRRHAGTVALVDAATGRRVTFPELWRAVASAATALAAPPLSLRKGHVALILSPNSVHFPVAALAAMSLGAVITTANPLNTPAEIAKQVADARPVVAFTTRDLLPKLPAAGDGLRVVLLEPERLPSDPAAVVATIEEISATPPDPARRRDRVTQDDPATLLYSSGTTGPSKGVVATHRSLISMVQIIMTRFRLEGADRTEAFLCTVPMFHVYGLVAFATGLLGCGATIVVLSKYELPEMLRAINEYGVTYLPLVPPILVAMVAHPKPLPLGQLRKVLSGGAPLSKELIEGFREKYPQVEILQGYGLTESTAIGASTDSAEESRRYGTAGLLSPNTEAKIVDPETGEALPVNRTGELWIRGPYVMKGYFKNPEATQSTVTPDGWLKTGDLCYIDEDGYLFVVDRLKELIKYKGYQVPPAELEALLLTHPEIADVAVIPFPDREVGQFPMAYVVRKKGSNLSEREIMEFVAKQVAPYKKVRKVAFVAEIPKNASGKILRKDLIKLATSKL; this is translated from the exons ATGGCGCCGCCGGAGGTGGACCCGCGCAGCGGCTACTGCGCCGCGACGCGCTCTTTCCGCAGCAAGCGCGCGCCCGTCCCGCTCCCCGCCGACCGTGACCTCGACGTCGTCGCCTtcctcgcctcccgccgccacgcggGGACCGTGGCGCTCGTCGACGCCGCCACGGGCCGCCGGGTCACGTTCCCCGAACTCTGGCGCGCGGTGGCGAGCGCGGCCaccgcgctcgccgcgccgccgctgtccctcCGCAAGGGCCACGTCGCGCTCATCCTCTCCCCAAACTCCGTCCACTTCCccgtcgccgcgctcgccgccatgTCCCTCGGCGCCGTGATCACCACCGCCAACCCGCTTAACACGCCCGCCGAGATCGCCAAGCAGGTCGCCGACGCGCGACCCGTCGTCGCCTTCACCACCCGCGACCTCCTCCCcaagctccccgccgccggcgacggcctccGGGTCGTGCTCCTCGAGCCCGAGCGTCTCCcctccgaccccgccgccgtcgtcgccaccATTGAGGAGATCTCCGCCACGCCGCCCGACCCCGCGCGCCGGAGGGACCGCGTCACGCAGGACGACCCGGCCACGCTGCTTTACTCCTCGGGCACCACGGGGCCCAGCAAGGGCGTCGTCGCCACGCACCGGAGCCTCATCTCCATGGTGCAGATCATCATGACGCGATTCCGCCTCGAGGGGGCCGACAGGACCGAGGCCTTCCTCTGCACCGTGCCCATGTTCCACGTCTACGGACTCGTCGCCTTCGCCACGGGGCTGCTCGGCTGCGGCGCCACCATCGTCGTGCTATCCAAGTACGAGCTCCCCGAGATGCTGCGCGCCATCAACGAGTACGGGGTCACCTACCTGCCGCTCGTGCCGCCCATCCTCGTCGCCATGGTGGCGCACCCCAAGCCGCTGCCGCTCGGCCAGTTGCGCAAGGTGCTCTCCGGCGGAGCGCCGCTCAGCAAGGAGCTCATCGAGGGATTCAGGGAGAAGTACCCGCAGGTGGAGATCCTGCAGGGGTACGGGCTCACGGAGAGCACGGCCATCGGCGCGTCCACGGACTCTGCAGAGGAGAGCCGACGGTACGGCACGGCTGGGCTGCTGTCGCCCAACACCGAGGCCAAGATCGTGGACCCCGAGACCGGTGAGGCGCTGCCGGTGAACCGCACCGGCGAACTCTGGATCCGGGGACCATACGTCATGAAAG GGTACTTCAAGAACCCAGAGGCAACACAGTCAACGGTGACACCTGACGGATGGCTCAAGACTGGGGATCTCTGCTACATAGACGAGGATGGGTATCTCTTCGTAGTTGATCGTCTGAAGGAGTTGATCAAATACAAAGGGTATCAG GTGCCTCCGGCAGAGTTGGAAGCTCTTTTGCTAACACATCCAGAAATTGCTGATGTCGCTGTTATACC GTTTCCTGATCGGGAGGTCGGCCAGTTCCCTATGGCCTACGTAGTTAGGAAGAAGGGGAGCAATTTGTCAGAACGCGAGATCATGGAGTTTGTGGCGAAACAG GTAGCGCCTTATAAGAAGGTTAGAAAGGTGGCGTTTGTGGCAGAAATCCCCAAGAACGCGTCCGGCAAGATACTGAGGAAGGATCTCATCAAGCTCGCCACATCCAAGCTATGA
- the LOC117840026 gene encoding uncharacterized protein → MTTPRRRADLSPSPSPSSSSSSPLLSRLRSAASSLVSRQYSTNKGGNGTGGRSGGGSSSGPRPRRPGFVDPSTWRLFDSRAFGINQDAIPKDALAVLKKLRRQGFEAYLVGGCVRDLLLKRVPKDFDVITTASLQQLKKNVFRRCMIVGKRFPICLLQMRDSVIEVSSFRTVGNHVNKTEKGDCLEELNGYDDRDILRWKNSMRRDFTINGLFFNPMNYKIYDYVNGVRDMRKNKVCTVIPAHISFMEDPARILRGLRIAARLGFQFSSETSNAIHDLSSSIINIDKARLMMEMNYMLSYGAAEPSVRLLGIYGLLNILLPFQAAYLSDQMKDRARYKDLMLMKLLCNLDRLFSADRPCHCSLWLALLVFHTTLVISPQDTLVIKAFAALLYFGSWESAIEFLKEEEEEEDGAQVSFVPETLGPSQTKLDDLMEQTSHLASLVNASVLTLTSSDALEQSLARFSEPPQFSGVVLASNNDRNRLLKIFGALNSGLTSYDERRWLHKIDYWSLKDGNPAEVRFVLGKVIMDTMSDKSPSESAEDALLFGGSC, encoded by the exons ATGACGACGCCGCGACGGCGCGCTGACCtgtcgccctcgccctcgccctcgtcctcttcctcgtcTCCGCTCCTCTCCCGCCTGCGCTCCGCGGCCTCCAGTCTCGTG TCGCGGCAGTACAGCACGAATAAGGGAGGCAACGGCACTGGTGGGCGGAGCGGTGGTGGCTCTTCCTCCGGGCCAAGGCCACGCAGGCCAG GATTCGTGGATCCTTCAACATGGAGACTTTTTGACTCAAGGGCTTTTGGCATTAACCAGGATGCTATACCTAAGGATGCATTGGCGGTTCTCAAAAAGCTCAGACGACAAG GTTTTGAAGCTTATCTTGTTGGGGGATGTGTGAGAGATTTGCTACTGAAAAGGGTACCAAAAGATTTTGATGTGATTACCACTGCAAGTCTCCAACAG CTTAAGAAAAATGTATTCAGGCGATGCATGATTGTAGGAAAACGCTTTCCAATATGTCTTCTTCAAATGCGTGACTCAGTAATTGAG GTTTCGAGCTTTCGAACAGTTGGTAATCATGTGAATAAAACTGAAAAGGGAGATTGTTTGGAAGAGTTGAATGGTTATGACGACAGGGACATTCTTCGCTGGAAGAATTCTATGAGAAGAGACTTCACAATAAATGG TTTATTCTTTAACCCGATGAACTACAAGATTTATGATTATGTGAATGGAGTAAGGGATATGAGAAAAAACAAA GTGTGTACAGTGATTCCTGCTCATATTTCTTTCATGGAAGACCCTG CCAGGATTTTACGTGGTTTGAGAATTGCTGCTCGCCTTGGTTTCCAGTTTTCAAGTGAAACTTCTAATGCGATACACGATCTTTCTTCGTCTATAATTAATATTGATAAG GCAAGGTTGATGATGGAAATGAACTATATGTTGTCTTATGGGGCAGCAGAACCTTCTGTTAGGTTACTTGGAATATATGGACTACTCAATATTTTGCTGCCTTTCCAG GCAGCATATTTGTCTGATCAGATGAAGGATAGGGCCAGATACAAAGATTTGATGCTTATG AAACTATTGTGTAATCTTGATAGATTATTCTCTGCAGACCGGCCATGCCACTGCTCTTTGTG GCTGGCACTGTTGGTATTTCACACGACACTGGTTATTTCTCCACAAGACACCCTGGTAATAAAAGCTTTTGCTGCTCTGCTGTATTTCGGATCATGGGAAAGCGCAATTGAATTtctgaaagaagaagaagaagaagaagatggagctcAAGTTTCATTTGTCCCAGAGACACTGGGGCCTTCTCAGACCAAACTGGACGATCTTATGGAACAAACATCCCACCTAGCATCGCTGGTCAATGCTTCAGTACTTACATTGACAAGTTCTGATGCTCTGGAGCAATCACTAGCCCGATTCTCGGAGCCTCCACAGTTTTCAGGAGTA GTGCTCGCGTCCAACAATGACAGGAACAGGTTGTTGAAAATATTTGGGGCCCTGAATTCTGGCTTGACTTCATATGATGAGCGAAGATGGTTGCATAAGATCGATTACTGGTCGCTGAAAGATGGGAATCCTGCTGAGGTCCGGTTCGTTCTCGGGAAAGTGATCATGGACACTATGAGCGATAAGTCGCCGTCTGAATCTGCTGAGGACGCTCTGCTGTTCGGCGGTTCTTGCTGA